A DNA window from Ipomoea triloba cultivar NCNSP0323 chromosome 10, ASM357664v1 contains the following coding sequences:
- the LOC116032080 gene encoding uncharacterized protein LOC116032080, whose amino-acid sequence MSSLTLKPFFLLQSRRSSSSSSSTSSPPALVSCRKTRLFPSTSISVRTSGRGGFIVGAQSFDSSDSDGKDADKNDPNAADYKPPNGTLHKNRRDILLEYVQNVQPDFMELFIKRAPQQVVDAMRQTVTNMMGTLPPQFFAVTVTTVAENLAQLMYSVMMTGYMFRNAQFRLEMQQSLQLAALPNPETQEKTDLPDYAPGTQKKVTGEVIRWNNVSGPEKIDAVKYIELLEAEVEELTRQIERKAANGQNELLEYLKTLEPQNLKELTSSAGEDVVLAMNTFIKRLLVVSDPSQMKTSVTETSVPELAKLLYWLMVVGYSIRNIEVRFDMERVLGTPPKLAELPPGENI is encoded by the exons ATGTCTTCGTTAACGTTGAAGCCATTCTTCCTATTACAATCTCGACGTTCTTCGTCTTCATCTTCCTCGACTTCTTCACCTCCGGCTCTCGTTTCGTGCCGGAAAACTCGACTCTTTCCTTCCACTAGCATCTCGGTGAGAACTAGTGGCCGGGGAGGGTTCATTGTCGGAGCTCAATCTTTCGATAGCTCCGATTCTGACGGCAAGGACGCCGATAAAAACGATCCTAATGCCGCCGATTACAAACCTCCCAACGGCACTTTG CATAAGAACAGGAGGGATATTTTGCTGGAGTATGTCCAAAATGTGCAGCCTGATTTTATGGAACTGTTCATCAAAAGAGCGCCTCAACAG GTAGTGGATGCAATGCGCCAAACAGTGACAAATATGATGGGAACACTGCCTCCTCAATTTTTTGCAGTCACAGTAACCACT GTTGCTGAAAATCTTGCGCAGCTTATGTATAGCGTTATGATGACAGGATATATGTTCCGAAATGCACAGTTCCGATTGGAGATGCAACAAAGCTTGCAACTTGCTGCTCTTCCTAACCCTGAAACACAGGAGAAAACT GATTTACCAGATTATGCACCAGGTACACAGAAAAAGGTCACTGGTGAAGTTATTAGGTGGAATAACGTTTCTGGTCCTGAAAAAATAGATGCAGTGAAATACATTGAGTTACTTGAAGCAGAAGTTGAAGAATTGACTCGTCAAATAGAGAGGAAAGCTGCTAATGGACAGAATGAATTGCTTGAATATCTAAAGACTCTTGAGCCTCAAAACCTCAAG GAGCTAACTAGTAGTGCCGGTGAAGATGTTGTGCTAGCGATGAACACATTTATAAAACGCCTCTTAGTAGTTTCAGATCCTAGTCAGATGAAG ACAAGTGTAACAGAGACGAGTGTTCCAGAACTTGCAAAGCTCCTTTACTGGCTTATGGTAGTCGGTTATAGCATTCGCAATATTGAAGTCCGCTTTGATATGGAACGGGTGCTTGGCACTCCACCAAAGCTTGCAGAGCTACCTCCTGGTGAAAATATTTAG